A region of Desulfobacterales bacterium DNA encodes the following proteins:
- a CDS encoding PIN domain-containing protein, whose translation MCLVDANIVLRYILNDHSELSIRATEILENHEAILLTEVICEVVYVLQKVYHVPREEIRTSLCDLIDEHLIKVEKQDIIKQALLFYSTKNIDIVDAVLWAYHAVENRAVFTFDDKLNKYLIQSG comes from the coding sequence ATGTGTCTTGTTGATGCCAATATTGTATTGAGATATATTCTTAATGATCATTCAGAGCTTTCGATTAGAGCAACTGAAATTCTCGAAAATCACGAAGCTATTTTATTAACGGAAGTAATATGTGAAGTAGTTTATGTTCTCCAGAAAGTTTATCATGTTCCCAGAGAAGAAATCAGGACAAGCTTATGTGACTTGATAGATGAGCATCTGATTAAAGTTGAAAAACAAGATATTATAAAACAAGCGCTATTATTTTATTCTACAAAAAATATTGATATTGTCGATGCAGTTTTATGGGCATATCATGCAGTAGAAAATCGTGCAGTTTTTACATTTGATGATAAATTAAATAAATATTTGATTCAGAGTGGGTAA
- a CDS encoding adenylate/guanylate cyclase domain-containing protein: MKPYKKIIKTGRTIVIFMGISFGANLIVSLCGIWFLYPMICFKANQGQIILIVEKAYKLMAMPISFIIPGIIIFLYLLPILKACYQIESNTVPSPLAKKRLLNAPLLIGIIGILGWVIFLIFFLAVIHLNHIHLNISGYISFILYIFLTGSLCFVIIYYSLEFIIRKQIIFQFFPDNRLTGYKGAIILSVKLRFYIYFFAVAVFPVFLFVSIIFAQINDNQIGRILLPILLLSFCLLLLGSFLTFLISSSYQTPLVQMKKAIKEIKSENYYARVEIVSNDEIGSLGEGINEMAGSLQEKEFIKDTFGKMVDPRVRDYLLKGNIELGGENKEATILFSDIRGFTNISEKMKPEKVVDLLNRFFEKMSLCITKENGLVNKFIGDALLAVFGVPIDLEKHPDAALKSAIRMKKVMDGLNIELVKQGLPTIEAGIGIHTGSVLAGNIGSSSRMEYTVIGDTVNLSSRLEGLTRIYGVSVLISENTFVFLEDPSKYSIRRLDRVLVKGKSEAIWIFEVFDSDPPEIRKLKTETLTTFETGLMLYSEQNFEKSIQIFQNCLSINPKDNVAKIYLARCQEFLIKKGNINWDGITKLDVK; the protein is encoded by the coding sequence ATGAAACCATATAAAAAAATTATAAAAACAGGCAGGACAATTGTAATCTTTATGGGAATATCTTTCGGAGCAAATTTGATAGTCTCGCTATGTGGAATATGGTTTTTATACCCAATGATATGTTTTAAAGCAAACCAGGGACAAATAATTTTAATAGTGGAAAAAGCTTACAAATTAATGGCAATGCCCATTTCCTTTATAATTCCTGGCATAATTATTTTTTTATATCTATTGCCCATTCTAAAAGCCTGCTATCAAATAGAAAGCAATACAGTTCCTTCCCCTTTGGCAAAAAAAAGATTGTTAAATGCACCTCTCCTGATTGGCATTATCGGAATTTTGGGTTGGGTAATTTTTTTAATTTTTTTTTTAGCAGTTATTCACCTGAACCATATTCATTTAAATATAAGTGGATATATTAGTTTTATTTTATATATTTTTCTGACGGGAAGTTTATGTTTTGTTATTATATATTATTCCCTTGAATTTATTATTAGAAAACAAATAATTTTTCAATTTTTTCCTGATAATAGATTAACAGGGTATAAAGGAGCAATAATTTTATCCGTTAAATTACGGTTTTATATTTATTTTTTTGCTGTGGCCGTTTTCCCTGTATTTCTTTTTGTTAGCATCATTTTTGCTCAAATAAATGACAATCAAATAGGAAGAATTCTTTTACCAATTCTTTTATTATCATTTTGCCTGTTACTGCTTGGTTCTTTTCTTACATTTTTAATTTCAAGTTCGTATCAAACCCCATTAGTGCAGATGAAAAAAGCAATAAAGGAAATAAAATCAGAAAATTATTATGCCCGTGTAGAAATAGTTTCAAATGATGAAATAGGAAGCCTTGGTGAAGGCATCAATGAAATGGCTGGGAGCTTGCAGGAAAAGGAATTTATAAAAGATACTTTTGGCAAAATGGTGGATCCGAGAGTAAGAGATTATTTATTAAAAGGTAATATCGAATTGGGTGGTGAAAACAAAGAAGCAACGATTCTGTTTTCAGATATACGAGGCTTTACGAATATATCGGAGAAAATGAAACCAGAAAAAGTGGTTGATTTGCTTAATCGTTTTTTTGAAAAGATGAGCCTTTGTATAACTAAAGAGAATGGTCTTGTTAACAAATTTATTGGTGATGCTCTCTTAGCGGTCTTTGGAGTACCAATCGATTTGGAAAAGCACCCTGATGCTGCTCTTAAATCCGCAATCAGGATGAAAAAGGTCATGGATGGATTAAATATAGAGCTTGTAAAACAAGGACTACCTACCATTGAAGCAGGTATAGGTATTCATACTGGTTCTGTATTAGCAGGCAATATTGGATCAAGCTCACGTATGGAATATACTGTCATCGGTGATACCGTCAACCTATCAAGCCGACTAGAAGGATTAACTCGAATATATGGGGTATCAGTCTTGATAAGTGAAAATACCTTTGTATTTTTAGAAGATCCTTCAAAATATTCAATCAGACGTTTGGATAGAGTTTTGGTAAAGGGAAAATCTGAAGCTATCTGGATTTTTGAAGTTTTTGATAGTGATCCTCCAGAAATCAGGAAACTAAAGACTGAAACATTGACAACCTTTGAAACAGGATTAATGCTTTACTCAGAACAAAACTTTGAGAAGTCAATCCAAATTTTTCAAAATTGCCTTTCCATTAACCCGAAGGATAATGTTGCTAAAATCTATTTAGCACGATGCCAAGAATTTTTAATAAAAAAAGGAAATATTAATTGGGATGGTATAACTAAATTAGATGTAAAATAA
- a CDS encoding purine-binding chemotaxis protein CheW produces MQKIATFCLGETLLGVDILLVKEIYRHMSLTPIPSASPHFKGLMNLRGRVVTVIDLNVCLDREPTPDINNCRLLIFKTNDEIAHVKHEGYIRSIDLGEDIVGFLIDKMDDVINVEEDKILPPPPNLDSVDRELIRGVVKRGGNLVILLDVNAILNLIMNLG; encoded by the coding sequence ATGCAAAAAATAGCAACCTTTTGTTTAGGCGAAACTTTACTCGGAGTTGATATCCTGCTTGTAAAAGAAATTTATCGGCATATGTCTCTTACTCCAATACCGTCTGCTTCGCCTCATTTTAAAGGTTTAATGAATCTTAGAGGAAGAGTCGTAACTGTAATAGATTTGAATGTATGTCTTGATAGAGAGCCTACTCCAGATATAAATAACTGCAGGCTCCTTATTTTTAAAACAAATGATGAAATAGCTCATGTAAAACATGAGGGATATATTCGTTCTATTGATTTAGGAGAAGATATTGTAGGTTTCCTTATAGATAAGATGGATGATGTAATTAATGTGGAAGAAGATAAAATTCTGCCACCTCCTCCAAACCTTGATTCTGTTGATAGAGAACTTATTAGAGGAGTAGTTAAAAGGGGTGGTAATTTAGTAATTCTTCTTGATGTAAATGCTATTTTAAACCTTATAATGAATTTAGGTTAA
- a CDS encoding HAMP domain-containing protein translates to MLQQMMANIKIGKKIGIGFGIIIGITLIIGIITLIIMNNIDNKTDMLSKEYIPEVQICDEILRDFLLAIFDFRGYGLTGEESYLERGMKNFNLMKEYIKKAEDLAESSQHLKQLKEKLTIAVAEANKYEDLLNQTKEKFNVINKSMTTLDEGASEYMKNCYSFLNSQNESMFDEIKNNKDASALNERVKKINLANDIIDIGNSIRVANFKSQSKRELNTMEDALKIFDKIDKVLYELEPMVKKQENKIEIANIHKAADKYSNGMKTLLSAMKELNDLGKKREHVVDNFREILTQIAKAGIDNTIIISNETVHSITNGLMTIIVGFIIAIVLGIMFSLGITSAITKPIIKIASFVKTFGTGDLSSTLDIDTKDEIGDMTRELNRAITNLRNIMKKLADTSNGLSGSSEELSSVSSQMAASAEEMTKQSDTVAAASEQISASVGTVASAAEQASSSVSNIAAMTEEMSSTFSNVANSSNETARNVDGMAHSSEEIASNINTIAAAIEEMTASLNEVSKNTAKGSRVSQNANKRAQDINERMEVLVNASKQIGKVVGVIKDIADQTNMLALNATIEAAGAGEAGKGFAVVAGEVKELAKQSAEATDEIAGQVENIQNSTNEAVAAIEEISKIINEIAGINETIASAVEEQTATASEISKSVANNAKTVKDVSNNAKKSAQLVQEIAKSVGDSSIAAAEIAKHVDELSSGVREVANSSNEAAKGVHDISKNIQGISSASKETSIGASQTNLSSKELANMAAALSEIVKGFKL, encoded by the coding sequence ATGCTACAACAAATGATGGCGAATATAAAAATTGGTAAAAAAATAGGAATAGGTTTTGGAATCATTATAGGTATTACTCTTATTATAGGTATTATAACTTTAATCATAATGAATAATATCGATAATAAAACAGATATGCTTTCAAAAGAATATATTCCTGAAGTTCAAATTTGTGATGAAATTTTAAGAGATTTTCTTTTAGCTATTTTTGATTTCAGAGGATATGGATTAACTGGAGAGGAATCGTATTTAGAGCGCGGAATGAAAAATTTTAACCTTATGAAAGAATATATAAAAAAAGCAGAAGATTTAGCTGAATCAAGCCAGCATTTAAAGCAATTAAAGGAAAAATTGACTATAGCTGTAGCTGAAGCTAATAAATATGAAGACCTTTTAAATCAAACTAAAGAAAAATTTAACGTAATAAATAAGTCCATGACAACCCTTGATGAAGGGGCCTCGGAATATATGAAAAATTGTTATTCTTTTTTAAATAGTCAAAATGAATCCATGTTTGATGAAATTAAAAATAATAAAGATGCTTCAGCTTTGAATGAAAGAGTAAAAAAAATAAATTTAGCCAATGACATTATTGACATTGGAAACAGCATTAGAGTTGCAAATTTTAAATCCCAGTCTAAAAGGGAATTAAATACAATGGAAGATGCTTTAAAAATTTTTGATAAAATTGATAAAGTCTTATATGAACTTGAACCTATGGTAAAAAAACAGGAAAATAAAATTGAAATAGCCAATATTCATAAAGCTGCTGACAAATATTCAAACGGTATGAAAACTTTATTATCAGCTATGAAAGAACTTAATGATTTAGGTAAAAAACGAGAACATGTGGTTGATAATTTTCGTGAAATTTTAACTCAAATCGCTAAGGCTGGCATAGATAATACTATCATTATATCAAACGAAACAGTTCATTCAATAACTAATGGTCTTATGACTATAATTGTAGGTTTTATAATAGCTATAGTTTTAGGTATAATGTTTTCCTTAGGAATAACATCCGCTATAACTAAGCCTATTATAAAAATAGCCTCTTTCGTTAAAACATTTGGAACTGGAGACCTTTCATCAACCCTTGATATTGATACAAAAGATGAAATTGGTGATATGACAAGGGAGCTTAACAGAGCTATAACTAATTTAAGAAATATAATGAAAAAACTTGCAGACACCTCTAATGGATTATCTGGCTCTTCAGAAGAATTATCTTCTGTTTCAAGTCAGATGGCAGCATCAGCAGAGGAAATGACAAAACAATCTGATACTGTAGCCGCTGCGTCAGAACAGATTTCAGCAAGCGTTGGAACAGTAGCATCAGCCGCTGAGCAGGCAAGTTCATCTGTATCCAATATTGCCGCTATGACTGAAGAAATGTCCTCTACGTTTAGCAATGTTGCTAATTCTTCAAATGAAACTGCAAGAAATGTTGATGGTATGGCTCATTCAAGTGAAGAAATTGCATCCAATATTAATACTATCGCTGCTGCTATTGAAGAAATGACGGCATCCCTTAACGAAGTATCAAAAAATACAGCTAAAGGAAGTCGAGTATCACAAAATGCAAACAAGAGAGCTCAAGACATCAATGAAAGAATGGAAGTCCTTGTTAATGCATCAAAACAAATTGGCAAGGTAGTCGGCGTAATTAAAGATATAGCAGACCAAACAAATATGCTTGCTCTTAATGCAACAATTGAAGCAGCAGGAGCTGGCGAAGCCGGAAAAGGTTTTGCTGTCGTTGCTGGTGAAGTAAAAGAGCTCGCCAAGCAGTCAGCCGAAGCTACCGATGAAATTGCAGGACAGGTGGAAAACATCCAAAACAGCACTAACGAAGCTGTTGCCGCTATAGAAGAAATAAGCAAAATTATAAATGAAATAGCCGGCATAAATGAAACCATCGCATCTGCTGTTGAAGAACAGACCGCTACAGCCAGTGAAATTTCAAAATCAGTTGCAAATAATGCGAAAACTGTTAAAGATGTATCAAATAATGCAAAAAAATCAGCTCAATTAGTTCAGGAAATTGCTAAATCAGTTGGAGATTCTTCTATAGCTGCTGCTGAAATTGCAAAACACGTTGACGAGCTTTCAAGTGGAGTAAGAGAAGTTGCTAATTCATCGAACGAAGCAGCTAAAGGTGTTCATGATATTTCCAAAAATATACAAGGCATAAGCTCCGCATCAAAAGAAACATCTATAGGAGCAAGCCAAACAAATCTGTCATCAAAAGAACTTGCAAATATGGCGGCAGCTCTTTCAGAAATAGTTAAAGGGTTTAAACTTTAA
- a CDS encoding response regulator transcription factor, which produces MKILVIEDDKKIASFISKGLKEEGFAVDVAYDGLDGLHLGLMESYDAAIIDIMLPGIDGITVIAKLRAKKILTPVLILSAKRSVDDRVKGLQAGGDDYLVKPFSFLELLARIHALIRRSSRSPESTILSAGDLTVDVITREVKRNGETIQLNNKEFALLEYLIRNKGRILSKTSILEKIYDFSFDPQTNVVDVLVCRLRNKIDKNFEFKMINTIRGMGYALKEKE; this is translated from the coding sequence ATGAAAATCCTTGTTATTGAAGATGATAAAAAAATAGCCTCTTTCATATCAAAAGGCTTAAAAGAAGAAGGCTTTGCCGTAGATGTAGCTTATGACGGATTAGACGGCCTCCATTTAGGTCTTATGGAATCTTATGATGCTGCAATTATTGATATAATGCTTCCAGGCATTGACGGCATCACAGTTATAGCAAAATTAAGAGCAAAAAAAATATTGACTCCTGTTCTAATTCTAAGCGCTAAGCGTTCAGTTGACGATAGAGTCAAAGGCCTTCAAGCCGGAGGAGATGATTATCTTGTTAAGCCATTTTCTTTTTTAGAACTCCTCGCTCGTATCCACGCTTTAATTAGAAGATCTTCTCGTAGCCCAGAATCAACAATTTTATCAGCAGGTGATTTAACAGTGGACGTTATTACAAGAGAAGTCAAACGTAATGGAGAGACCATCCAGTTAAATAATAAAGAATTTGCTCTGCTCGAATATCTTATTCGTAATAAAGGTAGAATTCTTTCAAAAACTTCTATACTTGAAAAAATTTACGATTTCAGCTTTGATCCTCAAACCAATGTCGTTGATGTCTTAGTATGCAGACTCAGAAATAAAATTGATAAAAATTTTGAATTTAAAATGATTAACACCATCCGTGGAATGGGGTATGCTCTTAAAGAAAAAGAATAA
- a CDS encoding response regulator, with protein sequence MRILSVDDSKSIRQTIQNMVDVLDVDFVEAQNGKEALKVLESFNGKIDLILLDWEMPEMDGYTFLNTIKQDKRYRSIPVIMLTTISQKEKVIDAIRAGAKQYITKPFSGEELLTKIVQALGLNNLEEL encoded by the coding sequence ATGAGAATTCTCTCGGTTGATGATTCAAAATCTATTCGTCAGACAATACAAAACATGGTTGATGTACTTGATGTTGATTTTGTTGAAGCACAAAACGGAAAAGAAGCTCTAAAAGTTCTTGAATCGTTCAATGGAAAAATTGATCTTATTCTGCTTGATTGGGAAATGCCGGAAATGGATGGTTATACATTCTTAAACACGATAAAACAGGACAAGAGATATAGGTCTATTCCTGTTATTATGCTAACTACTATATCCCAAAAAGAAAAAGTTATTGACGCTATAAGAGCTGGTGCAAAACAGTATATAACAAAGCCTTTTTCAGGAGAAGAATTACTTACAAAGATAGTTCAGGCGCTTGGCTTGAATAACTTGGAGGAATTATGA
- a CDS encoding HAMP domain-containing histidine kinase — MLLKKKNKSYFSLKNSFFYFFISGLFLLALLLFVYNTVSISLKIKEEKFLDSRIEDYIAWYFEKGINGVKQRFAEQSKISTEIFFVMIGSHANNILFVTIPEGLNNFSHDSLKKIELPKSGTISIDLGLESQTEIMIKSSALKEGEIIQIGKSLIENKKQLLWLRNLFILISAIFFMISFLISIFITYRKKNAFQKFILILESMIDGEFLDNTHLNKEFENIIKIFKRLAKKNESLIKAMHESLDNVAHDLRTPMTRLRGIAEFSLKNRNDIEACFEALANCIEESDRVITILNTLMDVSEAETGVMHLNLSNINVWNAITQIIELYEIIAEEKNILIVTSEPLNDLYIMADITRIQQVLANLIDNAIKYSGKGKKIVVSAYKEDNLVKISILDEGIGISPSEIDKIWNRLYRGDRSRSQRGLGLGLSFVKAIVKAHGGKVEVKSSLNEGTNFILMFGNGIIV, encoded by the coding sequence ATGCTCTTAAAGAAAAAGAATAAATCTTATTTTTCCCTTAAAAACAGTTTTTTCTACTTTTTCATTTCTGGTTTATTCCTATTAGCTCTATTACTTTTTGTTTATAATACTGTATCTATTTCATTAAAAATAAAAGAAGAAAAATTTTTAGACTCAAGAATAGAAGATTATATCGCATGGTATTTTGAAAAAGGAATAAACGGAGTAAAACAAAGATTTGCAGAACAGTCCAAAATATCTACTGAAATTTTTTTCGTGATGATTGGGAGTCATGCAAATAATATTTTGTTTGTAACTATTCCAGAAGGCTTAAATAACTTCAGCCATGATAGTTTAAAAAAAATTGAACTCCCAAAATCAGGAACCATAAGCATTGATTTAGGATTAGAAAGTCAGACAGAAATAATGATTAAAAGCTCTGCACTTAAAGAGGGTGAAATAATACAGATCGGAAAAAGCCTAATAGAAAATAAAAAACAATTACTATGGCTTAGAAATCTATTTATTTTAATAAGCGCCATCTTTTTTATGATAAGCTTTTTAATCTCAATATTCATAACCTATCGAAAAAAAAATGCCTTTCAAAAATTTATTTTAATATTAGAAAGTATGATTGACGGAGAATTTTTAGACAATACCCATCTAAACAAGGAATTTGAAAACATAATAAAAATTTTTAAACGATTGGCTAAAAAAAATGAATCCTTAATAAAAGCCATGCACGAATCCCTTGACAATGTTGCCCATGACTTAAGAACGCCAATGACTCGTTTAAGAGGTATTGCAGAATTCTCATTAAAAAACAGGAATGATATTGAGGCATGTTTTGAAGCTTTAGCGAATTGCATAGAAGAATCAGACAGGGTTATTACAATATTAAACACCCTTATGGACGTATCTGAAGCAGAAACAGGAGTAATGCACTTAAATTTATCAAATATCAATGTTTGGAATGCAATAACTCAAATTATAGAACTTTATGAAATTATTGCCGAAGAAAAAAATATTTTAATCGTTACGTCAGAACCTTTAAATGATTTATATATTATGGCGGATATTACTCGGATTCAACAAGTTCTTGCCAATTTAATTGATAATGCCATAAAATATAGCGGTAAAGGTAAAAAAATTGTGGTTTCAGCTTATAAAGAAGATAATTTGGTTAAAATCTCAATTTTAGACGAAGGGATAGGTATTTCTCCTTCAGAAATAGATAAAATATGGAATAGATTATATAGAGGAGACAGAAGCCGCTCCCAAAGAGGGCTTGGGCTTGGCCTTAGTTTTGTTAAAGCAATTGTTAAAGCCCATGGCGGAAAGGTTGAAGTAAAAAGTTCATTAAACGAA
- a CDS encoding HDOD domain-containing protein translates to MKQNIFALIEKKGNLPPFPDILLKLQQKIGDINTSITDIAKIIELDVSLAGNILKLANSAFYSIGSQEVKTLPIAINKLGLSKIKQLVYSLKLTSLFSKSKVIDFYQFWQHCLSVAMFTQALASYVKAPREIQDISYLAGLMHDVGIIVFVYLIPSEYSDFLEKAGEKEITLEKQESEYFGCDHQEVGAAFIEKWWLSDTQIINAVRYHHFPFYGTNAEKKCSQIVHIANGICNSQGYTNGINCFHEVFKDGAWEDLGLSLSDVESILQDVNIAISQSSELLGYSSQK, encoded by the coding sequence ATGAAACAGAATATATTTGCACTAATTGAAAAAAAAGGTAATCTTCCTCCATTTCCAGATATATTATTAAAATTACAACAAAAAATTGGGGATATTAATACAAGTATAACTGATATCGCTAAAATCATAGAGCTTGATGTTTCTCTTGCTGGAAATATACTTAAACTTGCGAACAGTGCTTTTTATTCTATAGGTAGTCAAGAAGTAAAAACACTGCCAATAGCTATAAATAAATTGGGTTTAAGCAAAATTAAACAGCTCGTTTATTCTTTAAAATTAACAAGCCTATTTTCTAAATCCAAAGTAATTGATTTTTATCAATTTTGGCAGCATTGTCTTTCAGTTGCAATGTTTACTCAAGCTCTTGCCAGCTATGTTAAGGCTCCTCGAGAAATTCAAGATATTTCATATTTAGCAGGTTTGATGCATGATGTTGGGATAATAGTTTTTGTATATCTTATTCCCTCAGAATATAGTGATTTTTTGGAAAAAGCAGGGGAAAAGGAAATAACCCTTGAAAAACAAGAAAGCGAATATTTTGGATGTGATCATCAGGAAGTAGGTGCTGCTTTTATCGAAAAATGGTGGCTTTCTGATACTCAAATTATTAATGCTGTTCGGTATCATCATTTTCCATTTTACGGTACAAATGCAGAAAAAAAATGTTCCCAAATAGTCCATATTGCTAATGGTATTTGTAACAGTCAAGGATACACCAATGGAATTAATTGTTTCCATGAGGTATTTAAGGATGGAGCATGGGAAGATTTAGGTCTTTCTCTTTCTGATGTTGAAAGTATTCTTCAAGACGTCAATATAGCAATATCTCAATCATCTGAATTGCTTGGGTATTCATCACAAAAGTAA
- a CDS encoding chemotaxis response regulator protein-glutamate methylesterase, with protein MSDNLKVLIVDDSITYRQILSKVIAEIKIAEVMGVAPNGKLAIAKIRLAQPDIVFLDVSMPEMDGFETLAVLKKEFPNIDVVMVSGVSRENAEVTVKALQSGAIDFIPKPLGASADDSIAELKASITPLISLALTRKYSKQIKAVDLPKPKEIKEEKPFIKTIRDHIPFFKKETKEIKIEKEIIKKSERIVKRAEKIDVVAIGVSTGGPNALVELIPKIKKDFPLPILAVQHMPPMFTASLAERLNSLSQISVIEAKNDDLIKPGIMYIAPGGSHMIVKKNGNFKISLIDSPPVHSCRPAVDVLFNSIASVYGGNVLTVILTGMGTDGATGVSSIRTKGGYSIIQDEKTSVVWGMPGAVAEAGNADEILPLDVIADRITKIIEKGRV; from the coding sequence ATGTCAGACAATCTCAAAGTCCTAATAGTTGATGACTCCATAACGTATAGACAGATATTGTCAAAGGTTATTGCTGAAATAAAAATTGCCGAAGTTATGGGGGTTGCTCCAAATGGTAAGTTAGCTATTGCCAAAATAAGGCTCGCTCAGCCTGACATAGTATTTTTGGATGTTTCCATGCCAGAAATGGATGGATTTGAAACATTAGCTGTTTTAAAAAAAGAATTTCCAAATATAGACGTTGTAATGGTAAGCGGGGTTAGTCGAGAAAACGCTGAAGTAACAGTGAAAGCACTTCAATCAGGAGCTATTGATTTTATTCCAAAACCTTTAGGAGCATCAGCTGATGATAGCATTGCTGAACTTAAAGCGTCGATTACTCCCCTTATATCCCTTGCATTAACAAGAAAGTATTCCAAACAGATTAAAGCGGTTGACCTTCCTAAGCCTAAAGAAATTAAGGAAGAAAAGCCTTTTATAAAAACAATTCGTGACCACATACCTTTTTTTAAAAAAGAAACTAAAGAAATTAAAATTGAAAAAGAAATTATCAAGAAGTCTGAAAGGATTGTTAAAAGAGCTGAAAAAATAGATGTAGTTGCTATTGGTGTCTCAACAGGAGGTCCAAATGCTTTAGTTGAACTTATACCTAAAATAAAAAAAGATTTTCCTCTCCCAATATTAGCTGTTCAACACATGCCTCCAATGTTTACTGCTTCTCTTGCGGAACGTTTAAATAGTCTTTCCCAAATAAGTGTTATAGAAGCAAAAAATGACGATTTAATTAAACCAGGAATCATGTACATTGCTCCAGGCGGGAGCCACATGATCGTTAAAAAAAATGGGAATTTTAAAATAAGTTTGATTGATTCACCGCCCGTTCATAGTTGCAGGCCTGCTGTAGATGTTCTTTTCAATTCTATTGCTTCAGTTTACGGAGGAAATGTTCTTACGGTTATTCTAACAGGGATGGGCACGGATGGAGCGACTGGTGTATCCTCTATAAGAACAAAAGGAGGATATTCTATAATTCAAGATGAAAAAACAAGTGTTGTATGGGGAATGCCCGGAGCTGTTGCCGAAGCAGGAAATGCTGACGAAATACTTCCCCTGGATGTTATTGCCGACAGAATAACGAAAATAATAGAAAAAGGGCGTGTTTAA
- a CDS encoding protein-glutamate O-methyltransferase CheR produces MVKITEPEYILMKKYIEEHCGIFLEDGKEYLIESRLSDLLIETGSNSFQELHFKARTDYTNKLRDRIIDAMTTNETLWFRDESLWSYLREVAIPSIIDKALKTGRARIWSAASSTGQEPYSILMLIDEVAKTKGMLSILDKIEIIATDISSSALFLAMAAKYDSMTINRGLPLDKKLKYFTQQKNVWVFDQELKKKVKFKKFNLQESFISLGTFDLILLRYVTIYFSSDFKKILYEKIANALVPKGTLILGATESLRGFTDKFEITYHKNALVNIKK; encoded by the coding sequence ATGGTTAAAATAACAGAACCAGAATATATATTAATGAAAAAATATATTGAAGAGCATTGTGGTATTTTTCTTGAGGATGGAAAAGAATATCTAATCGAATCGAGGCTTTCAGATCTTTTAATAGAAACAGGCTCAAATTCATTTCAAGAACTTCATTTCAAAGCAAGGACTGATTATACTAATAAGCTGAGAGATCGCATTATTGATGCAATGACTACAAATGAAACTTTATGGTTTCGGGATGAAAGTTTATGGAGTTACTTACGTGAAGTCGCAATCCCTTCCATCATTGATAAGGCTTTAAAAACTGGGCGCGCAAGAATATGGTCAGCCGCTTCTTCTACAGGTCAAGAGCCTTATTCTATTCTTATGCTTATTGATGAAGTAGCAAAAACAAAAGGAATGTTAAGCATTTTAGATAAAATTGAAATAATAGCTACTGATATATCTTCATCAGCGCTTTTCCTTGCAATGGCGGCAAAGTATGACTCAATGACCATAAATAGAGGTCTTCCTCTTGATAAAAAACTTAAATATTTTACTCAACAAAAAAATGTATGGGTCTTTGATCAAGAACTTAAAAAAAAGGTTAAATTTAAAAAATTTAATCTCCAAGAAAGTTTTATTTCTCTTGGAACATTCGATTTAATCCTGTTGAGATATGTAACAATTTATTTCAGTAGTGATTTTAAAAAAATTTTATACGAAAAAATCGCAAATGCTTTAGTTCCAAAAGGAACTCTAATTCTTGGCGCAACCGAATCGTTAAGAGGATTTACTGATAAATTTGAAATTACTTACCACAAAAATGCTTTAGTTAATATAAAAAAATAG